In Arthrobacter ramosus, one DNA window encodes the following:
- a CDS encoding class I SAM-dependent methyltransferase — MSIQAAPGGTDARDADAFAADTGPLALFGQAVFGQAQFGQGGHEPYARSLPLGLGRLTLRPESAWRGTIGPVHFNMLDWSASATASERELLRTLRGPVLDVGCGPGRMLEAARELGLASLGVDSSPAAVRLATDRGGAAILGSIFDPVPHERGWGSALLLDGNIGIGGNIRMLLDRVASLLAPGGQVLAEAEAPDSLDVAYLAVLEDSDGRASAAFPWARAGAKALAFHAARAGLDTAGTRTVQDRVFLTLERRP, encoded by the coding sequence ATGAGCATCCAGGCAGCCCCCGGAGGTACCGACGCCCGCGACGCCGACGCTTTTGCAGCGGACACCGGCCCGCTTGCCCTATTCGGACAAGCTGTATTTGGACAGGCTCAATTTGGACAGGGCGGCCACGAACCGTATGCCCGTAGCCTGCCCCTCGGCCTGGGGCGCCTGACGCTGCGTCCGGAATCTGCCTGGCGCGGAACCATCGGGCCGGTCCACTTCAACATGCTCGACTGGTCCGCCTCAGCCACGGCAAGCGAACGCGAACTGCTCCGTACCCTCCGTGGGCCCGTTCTCGATGTGGGCTGCGGCCCAGGCCGGATGCTGGAGGCCGCCCGGGAACTGGGGCTGGCCTCCCTGGGTGTCGATTCGAGCCCGGCCGCGGTGCGGCTGGCAACCGACCGCGGGGGAGCGGCCATCCTTGGCTCCATCTTTGACCCCGTCCCGCACGAGCGAGGTTGGGGTTCTGCCCTGTTGCTGGATGGCAACATCGGCATCGGTGGAAACATCCGCATGCTATTGGACCGCGTTGCCTCACTACTGGCGCCGGGCGGGCAGGTGCTGGCAGAGGCCGAAGCCCCGGATTCCCTTGACGTGGCCTATCTGGCGGTGCTGGAGGATTCCGACGGACGCGCCAGCGCCGCCTTTCCCTGGGCCCGCGCCGGCGCGAAAGCGCTCGCCTTCCACGCGGCCCGGGCGGGGCTGGATACCGCTGGTACCCGGACGGTTCAGGACCGGGTCTTTCTGACCTTGGAACGGCGGCCGTAG
- a CDS encoding molybdopterin-dependent oxidoreductase — MNRLTTFLQQRMEAVSGRFSSPLRSRRLTVVLGRWLGLAFTVCFLTGLFSHLLQDPPTWMLFLTRPVWLYVATQGIHITTGIASIPLLAAKLWSVFPELLRWPPLKSVVHALERASIALFVAASLVEVTIGLLNTFQWYPWPFSFRDVHYWLAWVIIGSLALHIAVKMPLILAHWSRRSDAAAIASDTEGEVPAGKTVPAAVKPGTGHGWSRRGFLAAITAGTGVVVLTTAGQSFAWLSGLNLFAPRRMDTGPQGVPINRTAAQAGVAEAALAPDWVLTVSSGSVQKTFTLAQLAALPQYSYGLPIACVEGWSQGAQWRGVRIRDLMATVGAPADAELQISSMEKGGVYGRSFMPAAYSQDEQTLLALELNGEPLDLDHGYPARIIAPGRPGVLQTKWVHKVEVI, encoded by the coding sequence ATGAACAGATTGACCACTTTCCTCCAACAGCGGATGGAAGCGGTGAGCGGACGGTTCTCCTCGCCCTTGCGCAGCAGGCGGCTGACGGTGGTGCTGGGCCGTTGGCTCGGCCTCGCCTTCACTGTGTGCTTCTTGACCGGGCTGTTCAGCCACCTTCTGCAGGATCCGCCAACCTGGATGCTTTTCCTTACCCGTCCCGTGTGGCTTTACGTGGCTACGCAGGGCATCCACATCACCACCGGGATAGCTTCCATCCCGCTCCTGGCGGCCAAGCTATGGTCCGTGTTCCCCGAACTCCTGCGCTGGCCGCCGCTAAAATCAGTGGTGCACGCACTCGAACGGGCCTCGATTGCGCTCTTTGTGGCCGCTTCGCTGGTGGAAGTCACCATCGGTTTGCTCAACACTTTCCAGTGGTACCCCTGGCCGTTTTCCTTCAGGGATGTCCACTATTGGCTGGCCTGGGTCATCATCGGCTCTTTGGCGCTTCACATCGCTGTCAAGATGCCCCTCATCCTGGCCCATTGGAGCCGTCGATCGGACGCGGCTGCTATCGCTTCGGACACTGAAGGGGAAGTGCCGGCCGGCAAAACGGTTCCGGCTGCGGTGAAGCCCGGAACCGGTCACGGTTGGAGCCGCAGGGGGTTCCTGGCGGCAATCACCGCCGGCACCGGCGTCGTCGTTTTAACGACGGCGGGCCAGTCTTTTGCCTGGCTGTCGGGCCTGAACCTCTTCGCACCGCGCCGAATGGATACCGGCCCGCAGGGAGTACCCATCAACAGGACCGCGGCCCAAGCCGGTGTGGCGGAGGCTGCGCTGGCCCCCGACTGGGTGCTGACCGTGTCCTCGGGATCGGTGCAGAAGACGTTCACTCTGGCACAACTGGCGGCCTTGCCGCAGTACAGCTACGGATTGCCCATCGCCTGCGTGGAGGGCTGGAGCCAAGGGGCCCAATGGCGTGGTGTCCGGATCCGGGACCTCATGGCAACGGTGGGCGCCCCGGCGGATGCCGAGTTGCAGATTTCCAGCATGGAGAAGGGCGGCGTCTACGGGCGCTCCTTCATGCCCGCCGCATATAGCCAGGACGAGCAGACATTGCTGGCGCTCGAGCTCAACGGTGAACCCCTGGACCTCGACCACGGCTATCCGGCACGGATCATCGCACCCGGCCGGCCGGGAGTGCTGCAGACGAAATGGGTGCATAAAGTGGAGGTGATCTGA
- a CDS encoding glycosyltransferase 87 family protein: MSESTPRRASGSDASGPVGSRSPEKRPSHAGTSAAVVALALVALLAVVVWWTVTTDPSAEWVSPLGTLAAWTVFVPAALVARRIPARFAAAVVLLGALLVGAAAIAAPPATSNDSARYAWDGIVQKAGISPYAHVPADEALRPLRPAWLFQDAGPDGTCHSNPFPTGTETTTNIPGGSTLCTAINRPAVPTVYPAVAELYFLAVRLIPGSEVGFIAFQLAGLLLSLAITVTLLAFLRRTGRPAHQAVWWAWSPLVAFEAINGAHVDALGAALALAAALLLVGGRTLGSGVAFGAAVATKLIPAISAPALLYRRPVRFVAAAIATFAVAYVPYVLASGWAVLGYLPEYLRSEGYDGQDSPRFTLLKLVLPASWAGPAALVLLLGLAFYVWRTSDVARPWDGQVLMVGGMLLIVSPSYPWYALLLLPFVVLSRRYEFTAIAPVLALMYFTGAEPYGQLAARWGLGAVVVILAVATVVRRRRQQAIG, from the coding sequence GTGAGCGAATCAACACCCCGGCGCGCGTCCGGAAGCGACGCGTCCGGGCCGGTCGGAAGCCGCTCGCCGGAAAAGCGGCCGTCGCACGCCGGCACTTCGGCTGCGGTGGTGGCGCTGGCCCTGGTGGCTTTGCTCGCCGTCGTCGTCTGGTGGACGGTTACTACCGATCCGTCCGCGGAGTGGGTGTCCCCCCTTGGCACGCTGGCGGCCTGGACCGTCTTCGTCCCGGCGGCACTGGTGGCGCGCCGGATCCCGGCGCGCTTTGCGGCCGCCGTCGTGCTCTTGGGCGCCCTTCTGGTGGGAGCCGCGGCTATCGCCGCACCGCCGGCCACGAGCAACGACTCCGCGCGCTATGCGTGGGACGGCATCGTCCAGAAAGCCGGAATCTCCCCTTATGCCCACGTTCCGGCGGACGAGGCGTTGCGGCCGCTGCGTCCGGCCTGGCTGTTCCAGGACGCCGGACCGGACGGAACATGCCATAGCAATCCCTTCCCCACGGGTACCGAGACCACCACCAATATTCCTGGCGGCAGCACCCTGTGCACGGCCATCAACAGGCCTGCCGTGCCCACCGTCTATCCGGCGGTGGCGGAGTTGTATTTTCTGGCAGTGCGGCTCATCCCTGGTTCCGAGGTGGGGTTCATCGCCTTCCAGCTGGCTGGGCTGCTGCTCAGCCTCGCCATCACGGTGACGCTGCTGGCGTTCCTGCGCCGCACCGGAAGGCCCGCACACCAAGCCGTGTGGTGGGCATGGTCTCCGCTGGTGGCCTTTGAAGCCATCAACGGTGCGCACGTGGATGCGTTGGGCGCCGCTCTGGCCTTGGCGGCAGCGCTGCTTCTGGTGGGCGGGCGCACGCTGGGTTCCGGAGTGGCCTTTGGCGCGGCGGTGGCCACCAAGCTCATTCCAGCCATCAGCGCCCCGGCGCTGCTCTACCGTCGGCCGGTCCGCTTCGTCGCCGCGGCCATTGCCACATTTGCCGTGGCGTACGTACCGTATGTCCTCGCCAGCGGTTGGGCAGTACTGGGCTATCTGCCCGAATACCTTCGCTCAGAGGGGTACGACGGGCAGGACAGCCCCCGCTTCACCCTGTTGAAGCTGGTGCTCCCGGCCAGTTGGGCTGGGCCGGCCGCACTGGTGCTGCTGCTCGGCCTGGCCTTTTACGTGTGGCGGACCAGCGATGTCGCCCGGCCTTGGGACGGGCAGGTCTTGATGGTCGGAGGAATGCTGCTGATCGTCTCGCCCAGCTACCCCTGGTACGCACTGCTGCTTCTGCCCTTCGTCGTGCTGAGCCGTCGCTACGAGTTCACTGCGATCGCTCCCGTGCTTGCCCTGATGTATTTCACCGGGGCCGAACCCTACGGCCAGTTGGCGGCGCGATGGGGACTGGGCGCCGTCGTCGTGATCCTGGCGGTTGCCACGGTAGTGAGGCGACGGCGGCAGCAGGCAATCGGGTAG
- a CDS encoding MarR family winged helix-turn-helix transcriptional regulator, translated as MPSIICQLVSLNSSSGSWFEDGADGHTNCASGPPIPHRQAADMKQAYYGGSMPDLNDWTTPRLLSTAARLVEHTWNEELAVLRLTHAGVIALEVLDAEGSMVQARLSAKVRVQTQTMGQTLSRLEAHGHITRERSRLDGRSQRVAVSGFGGLRAQHRRPTTRLPAAAVASLPWQPPGSRRRRPVPIAPPTGRRVRPR; from the coding sequence ATGCCGAGCATAATCTGCCAGCTGGTTTCCTTGAATTCCAGCAGCGGATCTTGGTTCGAAGACGGGGCGGACGGCCACACCAACTGTGCCTCGGGTCCACCCATTCCACACAGACAAGCTGCAGATATGAAGCAGGCTTACTATGGTGGGAGTATGCCGGACTTAAACGACTGGACAACTCCACGGTTGCTCTCGACTGCAGCGCGACTGGTCGAGCATACCTGGAATGAAGAGCTTGCCGTCCTGCGCCTGACCCATGCGGGGGTCATTGCGCTGGAAGTTCTCGATGCGGAAGGGTCCATGGTGCAGGCCCGGCTTTCAGCCAAAGTCCGGGTGCAGACGCAGACCATGGGACAGACACTTTCGAGGCTGGAAGCGCACGGGCATATTACCCGGGAACGTAGCCGCCTGGATGGGCGCTCGCAGCGGGTGGCTGTTTCCGGGTTCGGCGGTCTTCGAGCGCAGCATCGACGCCCGACTACCCGATTGCCTGCTGCCGCCGTCGCCTCACTACCGTGGCAACCGCCAGGATCACGACGACGGCGCCCAGTCCCCATCGCGCCGCCAACTGGCCGTAGGGTTCGGCCCCGGTGA
- a CDS encoding maleylpyruvate isomerase family mycothiol-dependent enzyme: protein MSPDRFLTELASSLDRLGVLARQPEDLLTRPVPACPDWTLKDLFGHLGSIERWAGEIVLSGKFVEESAPPATGAVTWFLEGTDAFLGTMAALDPEKPCWNFGPPPRKAGFWRRRQAHEHAVHLIDAYQASGLAVPSFAEDFMLDGIDEILTVFTPRQLRLGRMPQPEGAVTFQVPGDRSWKVGQGSAEASITAPLHGMYLGLWGRSSLVETAIIKGDKDLAVRVLQGPLTP from the coding sequence ATGTCACCGGATCGCTTTCTTACTGAGCTGGCCAGCAGCCTGGACCGCCTAGGCGTCTTGGCACGCCAGCCCGAGGACCTTCTGACTCGTCCGGTGCCGGCCTGTCCTGACTGGACGCTCAAGGATCTCTTCGGGCACCTGGGGTCAATCGAACGTTGGGCAGGCGAAATAGTCCTTTCGGGGAAGTTCGTCGAGGAATCGGCACCACCGGCTACCGGAGCCGTAACGTGGTTCCTCGAAGGCACGGACGCCTTTCTCGGGACAATGGCGGCGCTAGATCCCGAAAAACCGTGCTGGAACTTTGGCCCACCCCCGCGCAAAGCCGGGTTCTGGCGTCGGCGCCAGGCACATGAACACGCCGTCCACCTCATCGACGCGTACCAAGCATCAGGGTTGGCGGTCCCCTCTTTCGCAGAAGATTTCATGCTCGACGGAATCGACGAAATCCTGACAGTGTTCACGCCGCGACAACTTCGGCTGGGACGGATGCCCCAACCGGAAGGGGCAGTGACCTTCCAGGTACCCGGGGACCGCAGCTGGAAGGTCGGCCAAGGGTCCGCCGAGGCCTCGATTACCGCCCCGCTACACGGGATGTACCTGGGTCTCTGGGGCCGGTCAAGTCTCGTGGAAACGGCGATCATCAAAGGCGACAAAGACCTCGCGGTCCGCGTTCTGCAAGGCCCCCTCACCCCCTGA
- a CDS encoding alpha/beta fold hydrolase — MNVQQKSAPALRRQVLPTELGPCIVRIQEGSRGPSGASGTPEVYIHGAAGSWTTFQALLSGAPAQDRVLIDLPGWGESTKGARLEEFSIEAMGLAVAGVLNALGYRRWNLVGHSMGGFLALHMAAAWPEQTASIAAISATTFGVSEASRTPLRGLRGFAAFTGMLLAMRSMAVLGPAGTALVRTIAATPLMRTLMSPFFADPAAVPPAVFRELGDDARPASFSAAAKATAHYDFGRWRGILCPVLAIRGDSDVFTPESDLARLAVMVPHTRLATIPRCGHFAHIEQPDQVLRLLDELWSR, encoded by the coding sequence ATGAATGTTCAGCAGAAAAGCGCCCCCGCGTTGCGGCGGCAAGTCCTTCCCACGGAGCTGGGTCCCTGCATTGTGCGTATCCAGGAGGGTAGCCGGGGACCGAGTGGCGCGTCCGGCACCCCGGAGGTCTACATCCACGGCGCAGCGGGATCCTGGACCACTTTCCAGGCACTGCTTTCCGGGGCACCTGCCCAAGACCGGGTCCTGATTGACCTGCCGGGCTGGGGCGAATCCACAAAGGGTGCCCGGCTCGAAGAGTTCAGCATCGAGGCGATGGGACTCGCCGTCGCCGGGGTGCTGAACGCGCTCGGCTACCGGCGGTGGAACCTGGTGGGCCACTCCATGGGCGGCTTCCTGGCCTTGCACATGGCCGCGGCTTGGCCGGAACAGACCGCCAGCATAGCCGCCATTTCAGCCACCACCTTCGGCGTGTCCGAGGCATCCCGGACGCCGTTGCGCGGTCTTCGCGGATTCGCGGCGTTCACCGGCATGCTGCTGGCCATGCGCTCCATGGCGGTCCTCGGTCCGGCAGGAACCGCCCTGGTACGCACGATCGCCGCCACACCCCTCATGCGAACGTTGATGTCCCCGTTCTTCGCAGATCCGGCAGCCGTTCCACCGGCGGTATTCCGCGAGCTCGGCGACGATGCCCGGCCGGCCAGCTTCTCCGCTGCCGCCAAAGCAACCGCCCACTACGATTTCGGCCGGTGGCGCGGTATCCTCTGCCCCGTGCTGGCGATCCGCGGCGACAGCGATGTGTTCACGCCCGAGTCTGATCTGGCCCGGTTGGCAGTTATGGTCCCCCACACCCGGCTGGCGACAATTCCGCGCTGCGGCCACTTTGCCCACATCGAGCAGCCCGATCAAGTGCTACGGCTGCTCGACGAACTGTGGTCCCGGTGA
- a CDS encoding GyrI-like domain-containing protein gives MTVSVNVQTVRPRKLAAVRREIAPDEVGSAWGPAVSKVWDFIRSQPGLWTGGHNIFVYHHPNKPDAPLLCDFGVEVTRTFETAGEVYATETPAGQAAVAVHLGPYHRMHEAYTAIEEWMAANHRESAGHSWEIYRDPTPDPADTETTIVHLLK, from the coding sequence ATGACGGTCTCTGTCAACGTACAGACCGTTCGCCCGCGCAAGCTGGCCGCCGTCCGGCGCGAGATCGCGCCGGACGAAGTTGGCTCGGCATGGGGGCCTGCCGTGAGCAAGGTCTGGGACTTCATCCGCAGTCAGCCGGGTCTGTGGACGGGCGGCCACAACATCTTCGTCTACCACCACCCGAACAAGCCCGACGCGCCCCTTCTGTGCGACTTCGGCGTCGAAGTCACGCGCACCTTTGAAACGGCGGGCGAGGTATACGCGACTGAAACGCCCGCGGGCCAGGCTGCCGTAGCAGTCCATCTTGGGCCATACCACCGCATGCACGAGGCATACACCGCGATCGAGGAGTGGATGGCGGCGAATCACAGGGAGTCTGCCGGGCACTCCTGGGAGATCTACAGAGATCCGACACCCGATCCGGCCGACACGGAAACGACGATCGTGCACCTTTTGAAGTAG
- a CDS encoding alanine racemase, whose translation MPHLDPALPLHTLPQMLLDVAAVERNIGIKEAWTRERGMVLAPHIKTTMTGEIVRRQLPGSWGVTVATTAQAAHAIEWGATRILIANEMLFRGHLEQLRAWLAAAPELEIYCLADSATGVRAMAEVFEDSPRPLNVLIDVGTPGGRTGIRSEAEAGPLAEQIRATGGLLLAGVSAYEGVAPNTRTDENLAGIDSHCRMARDIYDELHPAFEVELPVFSNGGSAFQDRAAAFLPHNASVNVLRSGCYVVHDHGTYQRVSPVPGLTAAAVVRALVISAPEAGRVVLNAGKRELAYDAGLPVIVSRYRNGALLPAGAGATLTRLFDHHAIVDDAEGLQVGDIVDLGISHPCSLFDRWREVVAVSDDAVETWRPSF comes from the coding sequence ATGCCGCACCTTGACCCCGCCCTCCCGCTCCACACCTTGCCGCAGATGCTCTTGGACGTTGCCGCCGTCGAGCGCAATATCGGCATCAAAGAGGCCTGGACACGGGAGCGCGGCATGGTGCTGGCCCCGCACATCAAGACCACCATGACAGGCGAGATCGTCCGCCGGCAGTTGCCAGGCTCCTGGGGCGTGACCGTGGCGACCACCGCGCAGGCCGCCCACGCCATCGAGTGGGGTGCCACCCGGATCCTCATCGCGAACGAGATGCTGTTCCGCGGACACCTCGAGCAGCTGCGTGCCTGGCTGGCGGCCGCACCGGAACTGGAGATCTACTGCCTGGCCGATTCAGCGACGGGCGTCCGGGCCATGGCCGAGGTATTCGAAGACTCGCCCCGGCCGCTGAACGTGCTGATCGACGTCGGAACCCCCGGCGGCCGCACCGGGATCCGCAGCGAGGCCGAGGCCGGGCCCCTGGCCGAGCAGATCCGTGCCACCGGCGGCCTGCTGCTGGCCGGCGTCAGTGCCTACGAGGGTGTGGCACCGAACACCCGCACGGATGAAAACCTGGCCGGGATCGACTCACACTGCCGCATGGCCCGCGACATTTACGATGAACTGCACCCCGCCTTCGAGGTGGAGCTGCCGGTCTTCAGCAACGGCGGCTCCGCGTTCCAGGACCGCGCGGCCGCGTTCCTGCCGCACAACGCCTCCGTGAACGTGCTCCGTTCAGGCTGCTACGTCGTGCACGATCACGGCACCTACCAGCGGGTATCCCCGGTCCCCGGCCTCACCGCCGCAGCCGTGGTGCGGGCACTGGTCATCTCCGCCCCGGAAGCCGGGCGCGTGGTCCTGAACGCGGGCAAACGCGAGCTGGCGTACGACGCCGGCCTGCCGGTGATCGTCTCCCGGTACCGTAACGGGGCCCTCCTGCCTGCCGGTGCAGGCGCCACACTGACCCGCCTCTTCGACCACCACGCCATCGTGGACGACGCCGAGGGCCTGCAGGTCGGCGACATCGTGGACCTGGGCATCTCCCACCCCTGCTCGCTGTTCGACCGCTGGCGCGAGGTCGTCGCAGTCAGCGATGACGCCGTCGAGACCTGGCGGCCAAGCTTCTAA
- a CDS encoding TetR/AcrR family transcriptional regulator has product MANDQAEERGRSYRKAPERRAQILLRAIELFAEQGVGSSLRAIGAAIGVSHAALRYYFASRDELLVAVYREHEGMVHEPSDAADVSAVSVMEKSAERNRAIPGLVELYATLTTDALQEHHHPITRDFIQERFRRVRADLAERVRAGQRSGSIAADIDADDAAALVAAASDGLQLQWLLSPDDVDVHRSLAILERLLPPAGPALMR; this is encoded by the coding sequence ATGGCCAACGATCAAGCCGAGGAGCGTGGGCGGTCATACCGGAAAGCCCCCGAACGACGAGCCCAGATTCTCTTACGCGCTATCGAACTGTTCGCCGAACAAGGAGTTGGCTCTTCGTTGCGCGCGATTGGAGCTGCGATCGGCGTTTCGCACGCCGCGCTGCGATACTACTTTGCGTCGCGCGATGAGCTCCTGGTCGCGGTCTACCGAGAACACGAAGGCATGGTTCATGAGCCGTCCGATGCGGCCGACGTCTCGGCCGTGTCCGTGATGGAAAAGAGTGCCGAACGTAACCGCGCAATTCCTGGCCTGGTTGAGCTGTACGCGACGCTGACCACTGACGCGCTACAGGAGCACCATCACCCGATCACGCGGGACTTCATCCAGGAGCGTTTCCGCCGCGTTCGGGCCGATCTAGCCGAAAGGGTCAGGGCCGGTCAGCGATCCGGATCCATCGCGGCGGACATCGATGCCGACGATGCTGCAGCGCTGGTTGCCGCCGCTTCCGATGGTTTGCAACTGCAATGGCTGCTCAGCCCGGACGACGTGGACGTGCACCGTTCGTTGGCAATCCTGGAACGGCTGTTGCCGCCTGCTGGGCCAGCCCTGATGCGTTAG
- a CDS encoding MFS transporter codes for MTAPKAVEDSDPVLTGSAAERMTPLRLVLETPLYRGATVAMFLSGLGFSAAAPQIASFLVHELHASLTVAGLYYLTSLTAPIAGYLVGARSDRTGRRLGLFRVCAVAGFLGWTGIAFSTQLWMPFVVSAIVLGFAGAARRRCSPPFTTRSVRAQRRAMMAWSP; via the coding sequence ATGACCGCACCGAAGGCTGTCGAAGACTCCGACCCTGTCCTTACTGGCTCGGCGGCGGAGCGGATGACTCCGCTCCGGCTCGTCCTCGAAACTCCCCTTTACCGGGGGGCAACAGTTGCGATGTTCCTGTCAGGCCTCGGGTTCTCTGCGGCGGCACCCCAGATCGCTTCGTTCCTCGTCCATGAGCTCCACGCATCACTCACTGTTGCCGGGCTCTACTACCTGACTAGCCTCACGGCACCGATAGCGGGATACCTGGTTGGCGCGCGCTCTGACCGGACGGGCCGTCGCCTAGGCCTGTTTCGCGTGTGCGCCGTCGCCGGTTTCCTGGGCTGGACAGGAATCGCGTTCTCGACCCAGCTGTGGATGCCGTTCGTCGTAAGTGCCATTGTCCTCGGATTTGCAGGCGCCGCACGTCGCAGGTGTTCGCCGCCCTTCACGACGAGATCAGTGCGCGCCCAAAGGCGGGCAATGATGGCGTGGTCGCCATAG
- a CDS encoding MFS transporter, whose product MVAIVRMALTGGWVIGPAAGSFLAANAGPRVMLFATALCTLAQIVPLLTSRGSAPRGTRVDIGAESLPVRAAKPRLRQMTPLLMFTALYMCVYAGESIKYAYLPIYMNEQLRLTPALGGAIIGVQPLVELALMPLAVFVARRTGMMRLMILAAGFGVAANICFATTGTALGLFAGQILMGGVWGVFAALGIVVAQRLLPTAVATASAIFMSSAAVSSAMGGLAGGLGVATIGLPLVFLVPALFAVIAAVGLARMSSFTAHGP is encoded by the coding sequence GTGGTCGCCATAGTACGTATGGCGTTGACCGGCGGCTGGGTGATCGGGCCGGCAGCGGGGTCATTCCTGGCCGCAAATGCCGGCCCTCGCGTGATGCTTTTCGCGACCGCTTTATGCACTCTCGCCCAAATTGTGCCGCTCCTGACATCGAGGGGATCGGCACCTCGCGGCACTCGCGTCGACATCGGGGCGGAGAGCCTACCTGTACGTGCCGCAAAGCCCCGGCTCCGGCAGATGACCCCCTTGCTCATGTTCACTGCGCTCTACATGTGCGTGTACGCCGGCGAATCGATCAAGTACGCCTACCTTCCGATCTACATGAACGAACAGCTCCGACTGACTCCTGCGCTCGGCGGGGCGATTATCGGCGTCCAGCCACTCGTGGAACTCGCACTAATGCCGTTGGCTGTCTTTGTTGCCAGGAGAACAGGGATGATGCGGCTGATGATCCTGGCAGCAGGATTCGGCGTCGCGGCGAACATCTGCTTCGCCACCACGGGCACCGCCCTCGGACTGTTCGCCGGCCAGATCCTCATGGGCGGGGTTTGGGGAGTGTTCGCGGCATTGGGCATCGTCGTCGCGCAGCGGCTGCTGCCCACAGCGGTAGCCACAGCTTCGGCGATCTTCATGAGCTCCGCCGCCGTAAGCTCGGCGATGGGCGGGCTCGCCGGTGGGCTCGGAGTCGCCACCATCGGGCTCCCGCTCGTGTTCCTCGTGCCGGCGTTGTTTGCCGTCATCGCTGCCGTCGGTCTGGCGCGGATGTCCAGTTTCACCGCACACGGTCCCTAA
- a CDS encoding Gfo/Idh/MocA family protein, which yields MTKRLIWGLVGASDIAATRMIPAIRRVGDVVASVVSGDTNHAKAYAERNRIGRHHESLDALLADASIDAVYISSRNQHHYRQTIAAASAGKHVLCEKPVATTLEEAQAMVEACRVHNVVLAVNHHLPAAGTHQTIRALVLSGGIGRPLSVNVRHSTLLPERLRGWRLEKSPGAGVVMDLSCHNASVVNPLLGTRPLDVVASTLSQSDWSSGVDDASSASIRYHADTLVDFQDSFTMPFTPSFIQINGDQGSVLGHDVMTPEPKGSIVLTDHSGTREIPVTERRHTYDITLERFRSAVREGAQPVVDGVDAANALSVSLSILEAGRTGERQLIEFITR from the coding sequence ATGACCAAACGACTGATCTGGGGGCTTGTGGGTGCCAGTGACATAGCTGCCACTCGAATGATCCCTGCAATTCGCCGTGTCGGCGATGTGGTGGCCAGCGTCGTCAGCGGCGACACCAACCATGCCAAGGCATACGCGGAACGCAACCGCATCGGAAGGCATCATGAGAGCCTTGACGCGCTCCTGGCGGATGCTTCCATCGATGCCGTCTACATTTCCAGCAGAAACCAGCATCACTACCGGCAAACAATCGCCGCGGCCAGCGCAGGAAAGCATGTCCTTTGTGAGAAACCCGTCGCAACGACCCTCGAAGAGGCACAAGCCATGGTGGAGGCCTGTCGCGTCCACAACGTGGTGCTGGCCGTCAATCACCATCTCCCAGCTGCCGGAACCCATCAAACTATTCGTGCGCTGGTCCTCTCAGGCGGCATTGGGCGACCGTTGAGCGTTAATGTCCGGCATTCGACCCTCCTCCCCGAACGCCTTCGCGGGTGGCGGCTTGAAAAGTCTCCGGGCGCCGGCGTCGTCATGGATTTGTCTTGTCACAATGCGTCAGTCGTCAATCCGCTACTAGGCACTCGCCCGCTCGATGTCGTTGCTTCAACCCTGTCGCAAAGTGATTGGTCTTCGGGTGTGGATGACGCTTCCAGCGCGTCCATCCGATACCACGCTGACACTTTGGTCGACTTCCAAGATTCATTCACCATGCCCTTCACGCCGTCCTTCATCCAGATCAACGGTGACCAAGGCAGCGTCCTTGGACATGACGTCATGACTCCCGAGCCGAAAGGCTCGATCGTACTCACGGATCACTCCGGCACGAGAGAGATTCCAGTTACCGAGCGTCGCCATACGTACGACATCACGCTCGAACGCTTCCGATCAGCAGTACGCGAGGGGGCACAGCCAGTTGTCGACGGCGTGGACGCCGCAAACGCATTGTCTGTCAGCCTCTCGATCCTGGAAGCAGGTAGAACGGGCGAGAGGCAACTGATTGAATTCATCACCCGATAG